In Calditrichota bacterium, the genomic window AGTGCTGGAGGTAACGCAGCCCGCCGTGGATGATTTTCAGGCTGTTTGCGGAGGTGCCGGAGGCAAAGTCGCCGCGCTCGATGAGGGCCACAGACAGGCCGCGCAGCGAGGCCTCCCACGCCACCGTCGCGCCGTAGATGCCCCCGCCGACGATCAGGAGGTCGAATTCAGTTGCGGCTAAAGCGTTCAGGTCCCGTTTCATGCAGTTGTGCATCTCCTGGCAAGTTCCGGAATGATGAACAATGGTGAAGGTGTGCAGAGGGGCCAGTGGCGTTGCTCATGGGCGAGTGTTTTCCTGCTGCTGCCTCGGGCGTCTGTCGATGACCTGCTCCACTAGCGCGCGGAGCTTGGCGCGGTAAACTGCGGGGCTGTATCTCTCCTCAGCCAGCCGTTGGGCGGCGATCACCAGCCGCCGTGCCAGCGCAGGGTCAGTGAGGACGCGCACAATCCCTTGCGCCAAGGCGGAGGGCTCGATTCCCGTGAGCACGGCCACCTGGCGGCTCAGCACCTGCGTGTGCGTGATGTGATCGGTGGCCACGATGGGCACCCCAGAGCGGAGATATGAGTAGATTTTCAGCGGCGTATTGGTGCCCTCAAATCGAGGACTCACCAGCACGTCAGCTACTCCGCAAAAGTCCTTGATCCGCTCCGGTGCCACCGCCCCCGCGAAGACGCAGTAGTCGGCAACCCCCTGCTCCTCGGCCAAATGCCGATAGTACGCTACCTGGTCAGGCCTCCCCCCCACTAGCAAGAAGGTCGCCTTTGGCTCTTGTCTGATTACCTCGGAGGCGGCGCGAATGAGGAGGTCGATGCCCTGGTAGGGCTCGAACGTGCCGGTGTAGAGCACCACCTTTCGGCCATGCAGGTGGTATCGGTCGCAGAGAGCCTCGGGGGTGAGGGGGCGATCACCCGGGGGTGGTTCAAGCTCCAGCACGTTTTCAATGACCGTGATCGGCGTGCGCGGGGCGATGCTCCTGGCGTGGGCCGCCAACTCCGGACAGATGGCAATCACGCCGTCCGCATTGCGCAGGGTCTTCTTCTCCGCCCAGCGGAACAGGCCCAAGGCCAGCCCAGAGGTGGTGAATTTGAAATTGAGCAATTGCTGGGGCAGGCTGGAGTGCATGTCGTACAGGTGGGGAATGCCCCGCCAGCGTGCCAGCACCGCGCCCCAAAAACAGGCCTCCTCGTGAGTGTGGATGAGGTCATAGCGCCTGCGCAACACCATCCGCACAGAGAACGGGATCATCCACACCATGTCCAGGAGCAGCTTCTCGCGGGAGGGCCCCACGCGCGCCCCCCGAATGAACGGCAGCCGCGGGATGCGCACGATGCGCACGTTGCGGTGGGAGATGTCGCGCCCAAAAGGATAGGTGAGAAGGTCAACCTGGTGCCCCATATCCGCCAAGGTGCGCAGTCGATGCAGAGAGCTAAAGGAGGTCCCCCGTGGTTCAAAAAAGGGCTGGGGCAAAAGCATCAGGATTCTCGCCACACTCACCTCACTTCCCACGCTGATGCATAGAGGGATTACGACGCTTCTTCTTGCTCCCTGCCGGTAGCTTCTTCCAATTTGCGCTGGAGCTCTTCGATCCGCTGCCGGAAACGGGGGTTGTCCGGGTGCTTACGTGCCAGGATCGTGAACACGCTGATAGCCTTTGCGTACTGCCCTTGCGCAGCGTAGATCTCCCCCAGAGTCGGTGTGACGATGCGCTCCTCCTCTGTTTTCGGGGTCTCCTCCGTGGGCTCCGCCACGGGCTTCGGCACCTCAGGCTGCGGTGGCGGCGGAGGGACCTCCTCTTCGGCCTCGAATAGTTCCTCGGCCAGTGGTTCCGCTTCTTCTTCGACCTGAGGCGGAGGCGGAGCAGGAGCCTCAGTTGCCTCCACTGGTCCTGGCTCAGGCTCCGGCCAGAAGATATCCCGTAAGTCCGCAGTTGGCCCAGGAGCCTGCTCTTCGTCTTCTATGGTTGGTGCCGCGCCTTCCTCCTCGCTAAAGATGTCGTCCAAAATGTAAGAGAAGCGGTCCTCCACAGCTTCAGAGACGGCGGGCTCTGCCACAGCCTCTCCTGCAACAGACGGAGGTGGAGAGGGAGCCTCTTCAGCCGGAGGCGCCAACCGCTGCTGGCGCAAGGCGGTCAGCATGGCGCGCACGTCCTCGTTCAGCGGGTCTATGGCCAGCAGTTCACTGTAGCTGCGCTCGGCGGCTTCTTCCTTTCCCAAACTCTTCTGCAGGTCGCCGTAGCACTTCCAGCCCAAGGGATGGCGCGGGTCCAGGTCCAGGAGCGACTTTAAGGCGTGAAGGGCCTTGGTATGCTCATGCTGCGCCAGGAAAGCCTTGGCCAGTACCAGCCTGCCAGTCACGTAGCGCGGATGATGCTTCAGCCCTTGTTCGCAAAGTTCCACCGCTTTGTCGGGCCGGCCTATGGCAATGTAGGCATCCGCCAGCCGGGCAAAGCGCATTGAATCCGGATGGCGGGCGAGAATCGGCTCCAGCTCGCGAATGATGTCTTGCGCAATGTGCGAAGGTGTCGTCATGTTCAATCCCCACGTTCGCGGTTGCTCCCCACGGCAGCGGCGGCGCCGTATAG contains:
- a CDS encoding glycosyltransferase family 4 protein; the protein is MARILMLLPQPFFEPRGTSFSSLHRLRTLADMGHQVDLLTYPFGRDISHRNVRIVRIPRLPFIRGARVGPSREKLLLDMVWMIPFSVRMVLRRRYDLIHTHEEACFWGAVLARWRGIPHLYDMHSSLPQQLLNFKFTTSGLALGLFRWAEKKTLRNADGVIAICPELAAHARSIAPRTPITVIENVLELEPPPGDRPLTPEALCDRYHLHGRKVVLYTGTFEPYQGIDLLIRAASEVIRQEPKATFLLVGGRPDQVAYYRHLAEEQGVADYCVFAGAVAPERIKDFCGVADVLVSPRFEGTNTPLKIYSYLRSGVPIVATDHITHTQVLSRQVAVLTGIEPSALAQGIVRVLTDPALARRLVIAAQRLAEERYSPAVYRAKLRALVEQVIDRRPRQQQENTRP
- a CDS encoding tetratricopeptide repeat protein → MTTPSHIAQDIIRELEPILARHPDSMRFARLADAYIAIGRPDKAVELCEQGLKHHPRYVTGRLVLAKAFLAQHEHTKALHALKSLLDLDPRHPLGWKCYGDLQKSLGKEEAAERSYSELLAIDPLNEDVRAMLTALRQQRLAPPAEEAPSPPPSVAGEAVAEPAVSEAVEDRFSYILDDIFSEEEGAAPTIEDEEQAPGPTADLRDIFWPEPEPGPVEATEAPAPPPPQVEEEAEPLAEELFEAEEEVPPPPPQPEVPKPVAEPTEETPKTEEERIVTPTLGEIYAAQGQYAKAISVFTILARKHPDNPRFRQRIEELQRKLEEATGREQEEAS